CGGCTGCGGTTTGATGGGTGCCGCGCTCGCGCGGGCGCTCGCGAGGAGCGGGCATTCGGTGGTGGTCTGGAACCGCACTCCCGAGCGGGCGGAAGCGCTCGCCGGTGAGCGGATCAGGCCGGTGCGATCGGTCGGCGAGGCGGTGCGCGCGTCCCGGCTGGTCCTCGCCTGCACGTCGACCTACGAGTCGGCGCTCTCCGCGCTCGACCCCGTCGCCGACTGGCACGGGGTCGCGCTGGTCAACCTCGCCAGCGGTGCGCCGGAAGAGGTCGAGCAGTTCGAGCGGTGGGCTGCTGAGCGCGGTGCCGAGTACCTGGACGGTTCCATCGCCTGCTACCCCCAGGACATCGGCTCGCCGCACGCGATGATCGTCTACTCGGGCTCGCCTGCCGCTTGGTCGAAGCACGAGCAGACGCTGATGAGCCTCGGCGGTGCGTCGGGGCACGTCTCCGCGCGGGTGGCCGACGCGAGCCTGCTGAACGTGGGGATCGTCGGCGCGTTCTACGTCGCGGCGCTGAGCGCCTACGTCGAAGCGGCGACCTACGTGCTCGGTCGAGGCGTGTCCGCCGGTGCGCTGCGCGAGCTCTCGCAGGTGGCCATCGAGAGCCTCCGGCGGGCTGCGGAGGAGAGCGCTGCGGCGATCGAGAGCGGCAACCACGAGACGGACCAAGCGACCATCGAGACCTACGCCGAAGGCGCACGTGCGGGGCTGGCCGTCATGAGGAGTTCGGGGCAGCAGGCCCGGCTGCTCACAGCGGCGGTCGAGAACCTGACGGCGGCTGAGGCGGCCGGGCTCGGGAAGCTCGGCTTCTCCGCCCAGGCCGAAGTCCTCGGCGTCGCAGCGGAAGGGGCGTGACGTGACGATCGCTGGAGTCACGTAC
This portion of the Saccharopolyspora antimicrobica genome encodes:
- a CDS encoding FAD-dependent oxidoreductase yields the protein MADSSDGTESRDVAVLGCGLMGAALARALARSGHSVVVWNRTPERAEALAGERIRPVRSVGEAVRASRLVLACTSTYESALSALDPVADWHGVALVNLASGAPEEVEQFERWAAERGAEYLDGSIACYPQDIGSPHAMIVYSGSPAAWSKHEQTLMSLGGASGHVSARVADASLLNVGIVGAFYVAALSAYVEAATYVLGRGVSAGALRELSQVAIESLRRAAEESAAAIESGNHETDQATIETYAEGARAGLAVMRSSGQQARLLTAAVENLTAAEAAGLGKLGFSAQAEVLGVAAEGA